A segment of the Syntrophorhabdaceae bacterium genome:
ACTCCAGCTCTTTCTCCCTCAGATAAGGATACACGGTAAGGGAGATAAGACCTGCCCTTTCGCTTGCAACACGGGCGAGAAAACCGTAAACACTGTTAGGCGCCTGGATGATCACGCGCGCGTCTTTGGGGATGCCCAGTTTTACCCATGCCAGGGCAAGGGCGTCGATG
Coding sequences within it:
- a CDS encoding AMP-binding protein; translated protein: MRPIRYTDEMIAEFQRDGYWTDEIFYDFWARNAKELKDREALVDSKYRVTWAQAKNLIDALALAWVKLGIPKDARVIIQAPNSVYGFLARVASERAGLISLTVYPYLREKELE